GGTCATGGAGGGCGCTGTAGCAGCCTGTCATCGTCCCGCAACTTGGCAGGACGCCGAGTCGTCGCTAAGGCGCGCGCAACACACGCCCGGCGTCGGGCGCCGCCGGGGATCACACGCATGAAACTTCTGTCGGGCAATTCGAACCTGACGCTCGCCAAGGCGATCGCGGACTATCTCGACATGCCGCTCACCAATGCGAGCGTGCGCCGTTTCGCCGACGAGGAGATCTTCGTCGAGATCCACGAGAATGTCCGCGGCGAGGACGTGTTCGTCCTCCAGTCGACCGGCTATCCGGTCAACGACAATCTGATGGAATTGCTGATCTGCATCGATGCGCTCAAGCGCTCGTCGGCCCGGCGGATCACGGCGGTGCTCCCTTATTTCGGCTATGCCCGGCAGGATCGCAAGCCCGGCCCCCGCACGCCGATCTCGGCCAAGCTGGTCGCCAACATGATCACCGCGGCGGGGGCCGATCGCGTGCTCTCGGTCGATCTCCATGCCGGCCAGATCCAGGGTTTCTTCGATATCCCGACTGACAATCTCTATGCCGCGCCGGTGATGTCGGCGGATATCCTGGCGCGCTTCTCCGGCAAGAATCTGATGGTCGTCTCGCCGGACGTCGGCGGCGTGGTGCGTGCGCGCGCGCTTTCCAAGCGGCTGGGCAATGCGCCGCTGGCGATCGTCGACAAGCGCCGTGAAAAGCCGGGCGAATCGGAGGTGATGAACATCATCGGCGACGTCGAGGGCCGCTTCTGCATCCTGATCGACGATATCGTCGATTCGGCCGGCACGCTGTGCAACGCCGCCGCCGCGCTCAAGGAGGCGGGGGCCGAGGGGGTGGTCGCCTACGTCACCCATGGCGTGCTGTCCGGCGGCGCGGTGGCGCGCGTCGAGGGTTCGGTGCTGACCGAACTGGTCGTGACCGATTCGATCGCGGCGCCGCCTGCGGTGGCCGATGCCCAGAAGATCCGCCTGCTGACGATCGCGCCGCTGCTGGCGGAAGCGGTGAAGCGCATCGCCGACGAAACCTCGGTGTCGAGCCTGTTCGACTGATCCCGGCAGGGATGCCCCGCCGGGAGGCGTGTCAGGCGTCGGCCGGCGGCGGTGCGAAGGGGTCGTAGTCCCCGAAGCTCCAGATATTCCCTTCCGGGTCGCGGGCGGTATAGCCCCGGCCCGGATAGCCCTCATTGTCGTGCGGTTCGGTGACCAGTTCGGCGCCGGCCGCCCTCGCGCGTTCCGCATGGGCGTCGACGTCGGCGATCACCGCATAGACGCACATGGTAATGCCGCCGGCCTCTTCGGTCGTCCGCCAGCGATAGGTGTCGCTGGCCTCGTCGTCGCTGGTGCTGCTCAGCATGATCATATTGCCGTCCAGCTGGAGCTGGGCATGGTGGATCACCTCTTGATCCTCTTCATCGGCATAGATGGCGTGCGGCAGGAAGCCGAAGGCATCGCACAGGAACAGGATGGCGGCGGGCGCATCGTCATAGCGAAGCGTGGGGATCAGGGCGTGGCGCATGGTCGATTCATCTTTCGAAAGCTCACCCGAGGCTACCGCAGCCATGCGCGTTTCGCTACGGCATGGGCATGACCGACGACGATATCCGACTGGCCGAGCGACTGGCCGATGCGGCCGGCGCCGCGATCCGCCCCTTCTTCCGCGCCCGCTTCGATCTGGAGCAGAAGGCCGATGCCTCGCCTGTCACCGAGGCCGATCGCGCCGCCGAGGCGGCGATGCGCGCGATCATCGAGGCCGAGCGACCGGAAGACGGCATCATCGGCGAGGAATATGGTGTGGTGCGCGGGGAGGCCGAGCGTTTGTGGGTGCTCGACCCGATCGACGGCACCCGCGCCTTCGTCACCGGCCGGCCGCTGTTCGGCACGCTGATCGCGCTGCTGGAAGGCGGCAGCCCGGTGCTGGGCATTATCGACCAGCCCATCCTCGGCGAGCGCTGGATCGGCGCCGCCGGCCGGCCGACGCGCTTCAACGGCGGGATCGTCGGCACGCGCCATTGCACCGATCTCGCCGAAGCCCGGTTCGGCAGTACCGCGCCCGCCGCGTTCAGCGTGGACGAGAATGCCGCCTATGCGCGCGTCACCCGCGATGCGCGTGACGCGATCTGGGGCGGCGACTGCTATAATTACGGGCTGGTCGCGCTCGGTCAGCTCGACGGCGTGATCGAGGCGAACCTGAAGCTCTATGATTTCGCTGCGCTGGTGCCGGTGGTCGAGGGCGCGGGCGGCGTGATGCGGGATTGGCAGGGCGCGCCGCTCGACCGGGGCAGCGACGGCCGCGTGGTGGCGCTCGGCGATGCCCGACTGCTCGATCCCGTGCTGGAGCGGCTGGGCGGCTGACGCGCCGGCTAGAAGATACCGAGGATCTTCTTTTTCTTCTTGGGCTGGGCGGCCTTCTGGCCGTTCGTGCCCTTGGTGCCGAGCGCCTTGATGTCCTGGCCCTTGGTGGTGCGCTGGGCGGACGCCGGCGCCGCTGCGAGGATCGGGCCGCAGGCCGCGCTCTTGGCGTCGCCCGGATCGACGAAGGCCAGCACCGAGGCGAACGGCGTCGCCACCAGCCCGAGCGCGACCGCCGCACCGCCGCGCGCGAGCAGTTGCGGGGTGACGATGCCGAGCTTGGGCGCCGCGAAATAACCGCCGATATTGACCGGGGATTGGCCGGAGAAGACCGAGAATTTCTTGGCATCGGCCCTGAACTGGATGTTCATCGACTCGTCCTGGAAGCTGAAGCCACCCTTTGCGGTCATCACATTGGCGTCGGTATCGATCAGGATCGGGTCGGCGGCCGCGACGCCTTTCTTCACGGTGAAGGCGATCAGGCCGCAATTGATGTGGACCGGCTTCTTGAGCTTCTTCTGGAGCAGGCGCTGCACGAACACGCCGATATCGAATTCGGCGAGCTGGACGTTGCGCGTCCAGAAATCGCCGGCCGGGATGATGATGGCGATGCGGCCATCGGAGGTCGCCAGCGACTTGCGCACCGAATCGCCGGTGCCGTGCATCTTCACGCGTGCCGCGATGGTGCCGGTGGTGCCCGATTCGTCCACGCCCCAGCCGGCGAGTAGCCTGCCCATCGGCGTCGGCGACAGCCGGATGTCGTAATCGGTGACGACCGCCGGATCACGCGCGTTGAGGGTGATGTCGGCGGCGAGATGCCCGCCCGAGACGTCCATCGTCATCGGCGAAAGGGTGAGCAAATTGTGATCGAGGTCGAGCGTCAGCGCGACGTTGGAGACCGGCACGTGCGGCGCCCGGATTGTCGCCACCTTGTAGATCACATGGGCGTCGAACGCCTTGAGCGCCTCGGCGCGCAGGGGGGCGTCGGGCAGGATGCGCGGGTGGTCGGTCTTGGACTGGGTGGTCGCCGCCGCCGTCGGCCCCTTGGCAGCGAGCGCGGTGGGATCATAGCCGATGAACGGCCCGATATCGATGATATCGACCTTCCGGGAGGCGATGTCCGCATCGACGCGAAGCCGGTCATGGGGCAGCGAGATGGTCATCTGCCCGGCAAGATCGCTGTCGCCGAAGGCACCGGCGAGATGCGCGAACTTCCAGTCGCCGCCCTCCTTGGTCAGGTGCGATTTGAAGTGATAGGCGCGGGTATCGGGGATCACGACGCCGAGCAGGTCGAACAGCAGCCGCGCATTCGGGCCGCGAACCGCGACATTGAGGTCCGATCCCTCGATCTGGGTGGCGGCGGGCAGCGTACCGGCGACATCCAGATGGGTCGCGCCGGTCAACGCGTGCAGCTCGAGCTGGGTCTTGCCGAGCGTGATCGTGGAATTGGGCGACAGCAGCGCGCCGGTGTTGGTGAACGGATGGCCGCGCAGCGTGCCGTCGCCGGTGAAATGGATCGCATTGTTGATGCTGGTGCCGGTCGACTGGATCGTGTCGAGCCGCTGGTCGGTCGCCAGCAGCATCTGCGGATCGCGGTAACGGACGGTGGTTCCGGCCGCCATCGCACGCTCTATCACCGGCATCTGGAAGGGCGCGCCCTTCTTGTTCGGATCGCCGAAGGTCCATGTGTTGTGGAGGTGGGCCTTGTCCCACTCGGCATCGATCGCGGCGTTGGTCAGGTTGAGCCAGCGCGCATGGCGGGCGCCGAAGATCAGCCGGATCGTCGAGATGCGGGTATCGATATGATCGGCGGTGAGGAAATTCGGCTTCGAGGCCCAGCCGGGGTTCGACACGCTCAGCCCGTCGGCGACGAACTTGACGTTGATCGGATCGAGATAGAGCTGGAAATCGCCGGCGACCGTGACCTGCCGTTCGGTCAGGCTGGAGGCGATGCTCTCGAACCGATGCTTGAGGAAGCGGCCCTTGGTGACGAACAGGATCGCCCAGGCAAGGACGATCAGCCCGATCAGGATGGCGATCACCGAGAGGCCGTAGCCGACCGGGCGGTGCCAGCGCCGGTGCGAGCCGACGGGATGCTGCTCTGCGGCCGGGGGTGATGCCATGGTCATGAGGCAGGAGAACGGCCGCGCCACCGCTCTGTTCCGACAGGTGGTTGCATGCAACCGGCTTTGACCCTATAGGCCCGCCCTTCGATCGAGGGATGGTCCGGCCAGTGTGGGCTGCCGTGTCCTGTCCGCAATCGACCGGTCCCAGTTCCGGGGCCACCTTACGAGGAGTCGAAAATGCCCAAGCTCAAGACGAAGAGCGGCGTGAAGAAGCGCTTCAAGCTCACCGCCACCGGCAAGGTGAAGCATGGTGTGGCCGGCAAGCGCCACCGCCTGATCAGCCACAATTCCAAGTACATCCGCACCAACCGCGGCACCAGCGTGCTTTCCGAGGCGGATACGCCCCGGATCAAGCTCTGGGCGCCCTACGGTCTGAACTGAGGAGTACTGACACATGGCACGCGTAAAGCGGGGTACGACCACCCGCGCCAAGCATAACCGGATCCTGGACGCAGCGAAGGGCTATTACGGCCGTCGCAAGAACACGATCCGCATCGCCCGTCAGGCCGTCGAGAAGGCCGGCCAGTACGCCTATCGCGATCGCAAGGTGAAGAAGCGCTCGTTCCGCGCGCTCTGGATCCAGCGTATCAACGCGGCAGTGCGCGCCGAGGGCCTCACCTATGGCGTGTTCATGCACGGCCTCAAGCTGGCCGGCGTCGAACTGGACCGGAAGGTTCTGGCCGATCTCGCCATGAACGAGGGCCAGGCGTTCAGCGCGATCATCGCGCAGTCCAAGGCGGCTCTGCCCGAGGGCGCGCGCGTCGCGGCATAAGCCGATACGCTGAAGGCTCTTCAAGGGGCGCGGTGGCCGATGGTCGCCGCGCCCTTTGCTTTTTGGGGTCGGCCTGTCCTAAGGGCTCGGCCGACATTCCCGGATCTGGACCTGCCATGACCACCGATATCGACCAGTTGCAGGGCGACCTGCTGAGCGCCATCGCCGCCGCCCCGAATCTGGAAGGGCTGGAGGCGGCCCGTGTCCATGCGCTCGGCAAGCAGGGCGCGGTGACGGCGCTGCTCAAGACGCTCGGCGCGATGGCGCCCGAGGAGCGGCAGGCCCAGGGCCCGCGCATCCAGGGGCTGCGCGAGGCGGTGACCGCCGCGATCGCCGCGAAGAAGGCCGAGATGGAGCGCGCCGTGCTCGATGCGCGGCTCGCCTCCGAGACGCTCGACATGTCGCTTCCGGTGGCAGGCACGGCCGGCGGATCGGTGCATCCCGTTTCCCAGGTGATGGACGAGCTGGCGGAGATCTTTGCCGATCTCGGCTTCGCGGTTGCCACCGGCCCCGAGATCGAGGACGACTGGCACAATTTCACCGCGCTCAACATCCCGGAGAGCCATCCGGCGCGCGCGATGCATGACACCTTTTACTTCGACAAGGTCGATGGTGAGGGCAGGAAGATGCTGCTCCGCACGCACACTTCACCCGTCCAGATCCGCACGATGGTGACGCAGAAGCCGCCGATCCGGATCATCGCGCCTGGCCGCACCTATCGTTCGGACAGCGACGCCACCCACACCCCGATGTTCCACCAGGTCGAGGGGCTGGTGATCGATCGCGGGATCACGATGGGCCATCTCAAATGGACCCTCGAGACCTTCGTGAAGGCCTTTTTCGAGCGCGACGACATCGTGCTGCGGCTGCGGCCGAGCTATTTTCCCTTCACCGAGCCCTCGATGGAGGTCGATGTCGGCTATACGCTGGTGAAGGGCAAGCGCGTGATCGGCGGCGCCGAGCCCGATGGCTGGATGGAAATCCTGGGCAGCGGCATGGTCCATCCCGAGGTGATCGCCGCCTGCGGGCTCGATCCCGAGGAATGGCAAGGCTTCGCCTTCGGCTGCGGCATCGATCGTCTCGCGATGCTCAAATATGGCATGGACGATCTGCGCGCCTTCTTCGACGGCGATCTGCGCTGGCTGCGCCATTATGGCTTCGCGGCGCTCGACATACCCACCATCGCGCAGGGAGTCGGCGCATGAAGTTCACCCTGAGCTGGCTCAAGGAGCATCTCGACACGCAGGCCGACGCGGTCGCCGTGGCGGACGCGCTCAACCGCATCGGGCTGGAGGTGGAGGAGGTCTCCAACCCCGCCGACGTGCTGCGCCCGTTCAAGATCGCGAAGGTGCTCACCGCCGCGCCGCATCCGCAGGCGGACAAGTTGCAGGTGCTGTCGGTCGATGCGGGTGACGGGCCGTTGCAGGTGGTCTGCGGCGCGCCGAACGCGCGCGCGGGTCTGGTCGGCATTTTCGGCGCGCCGGGCACCTGGGTGCCGGGGCCGGACATGACGCTGAAGGTCGCCGCGATCCGCGGGGTCGAATCGAACGGCATGATGTGCTCGTTCCGCGAGCTGCTGCTCGGCGAGGATCATGACGGCATCGTCGAGCTGCCCGCGGATGCGCCGGTCGGCACCAGCTACGCCGAATGGGCGGGGCTGGACGATCCGCTGTTCGACATCGCGATCACCCCCAACCGACAGGATTGCATGGGCGTGCGCGGCATCGCCCGCGATCTCGCCGCTTTCGGCCTCGGCACGCTCAAGCCGCTGCACGATGTCTATCGCATGGCCTCGCTCGATCCGATCGCGGGCGATGATCCCGCGCTGGACGTGCGGATCGACGATGTCGAAGGATGCCCGGCCTTCTTCGCGCAGGCGGTGGCGGGCGTGACCAATGGCGCCTCGCCCGAGTGGATGGCGCGCCGGCTCCAGGCGATCGGCCAGAAGCCGATCTCGATGCTGGTCGACATCACCAATTTCGTCTCAATCGATCTCGGCCGCCCGCTCCACGTCTATGACCGCGCGAAGCTCGCCGGTGCGCTGGTCGCGCGCAAGGCGAGCGACGGTGAGCAGGTCGTCGCGCTCAACGGCAAGACCTACACGCTCGACGGCTCGATGACCGTGATCGCCGACGACGCGATGGTCCACGATATCGCGGGCATCATGGGCGGCGCGCATTCGGGCGTGTCCGAGGGCACCACCGACGTGCTGATCGAATGCGCCTATTTCGATCCCGACCATATCGCGCTCGCCGGCCAGAAGCTGGCGCTGACCA
This genomic window from Sphingomonas abietis contains:
- the hisN gene encoding histidinol-phosphatase is translated as MTDDDIRLAERLADAAGAAIRPFFRARFDLEQKADASPVTEADRAAEAAMRAIIEAERPEDGIIGEEYGVVRGEAERLWVLDPIDGTRAFVTGRPLFGTLIALLEGGSPVLGIIDQPILGERWIGAAGRPTRFNGGIVGTRHCTDLAEARFGSTAPAAFSVDENAAYARVTRDARDAIWGGDCYNYGLVALGQLDGVIEANLKLYDFAALVPVVEGAGGVMRDWQGAPLDRGSDGRVVALGDARLLDPVLERLGG
- a CDS encoding ribose-phosphate pyrophosphokinase, with the protein product MKLLSGNSNLTLAKAIADYLDMPLTNASVRRFADEEIFVEIHENVRGEDVFVLQSTGYPVNDNLMELLICIDALKRSSARRITAVLPYFGYARQDRKPGPRTPISAKLVANMITAAGADRVLSVDLHAGQIQGFFDIPTDNLYAAPVMSADILARFSGKNLMVVSPDVGGVVRARALSKRLGNAPLAIVDKRREKPGESEVMNIIGDVEGRFCILIDDIVDSAGTLCNAAAALKEAGAEGVVAYVTHGVLSGGAVARVEGSVLTELVVTDSIAAPPAVADAQKIRLLTIAPLLAEAVKRIADETSVSSLFD
- a CDS encoding AsmA family protein; the encoded protein is MTMASPPAAEQHPVGSHRRWHRPVGYGLSVIAILIGLIVLAWAILFVTKGRFLKHRFESIASSLTERQVTVAGDFQLYLDPINVKFVADGLSVSNPGWASKPNFLTADHIDTRISTIRLIFGARHARWLNLTNAAIDAEWDKAHLHNTWTFGDPNKKGAPFQMPVIERAMAAGTTVRYRDPQMLLATDQRLDTIQSTGTSINNAIHFTGDGTLRGHPFTNTGALLSPNSTITLGKTQLELHALTGATHLDVAGTLPAATQIEGSDLNVAVRGPNARLLFDLLGVVIPDTRAYHFKSHLTKEGGDWKFAHLAGAFGDSDLAGQMTISLPHDRLRVDADIASRKVDIIDIGPFIGYDPTALAAKGPTAAATTQSKTDHPRILPDAPLRAEALKAFDAHVIYKVATIRAPHVPVSNVALTLDLDHNLLTLSPMTMDVSGGHLAADITLNARDPAVVTDYDIRLSPTPMGRLLAGWGVDESGTTGTIAARVKMHGTGDSVRKSLATSDGRIAIIIPAGDFWTRNVQLAEFDIGVFVQRLLQKKLKKPVHINCGLIAFTVKKGVAAADPILIDTDANVMTAKGGFSFQDESMNIQFRADAKKFSVFSGQSPVNIGGYFAAPKLGIVTPQLLARGGAAVALGLVATPFASVLAFVDPGDAKSAACGPILAAAPASAQRTTKGQDIKALGTKGTNGQKAAQPKKKKKILGIF
- the rplT gene encoding 50S ribosomal protein L20, which codes for MARVKRGTTTRAKHNRILDAAKGYYGRRKNTIRIARQAVEKAGQYAYRDRKVKKRSFRALWIQRINAAVRAEGLTYGVFMHGLKLAGVELDRKVLADLAMNEGQAFSAIIAQSKAALPEGARVAA
- a CDS encoding VOC family protein; the encoded protein is MRHALIPTLRYDDAPAAILFLCDAFGFLPHAIYADEEDQEVIHHAQLQLDGNMIMLSSTSDDEASDTYRWRTTEEAGGITMCVYAVIADVDAHAERARAAGAELVTEPHDNEGYPGRGYTARDPEGNIWSFGDYDPFAPPPADA
- the pheS gene encoding phenylalanine--tRNA ligase subunit alpha produces the protein MTTDIDQLQGDLLSAIAAAPNLEGLEAARVHALGKQGAVTALLKTLGAMAPEERQAQGPRIQGLREAVTAAIAAKKAEMERAVLDARLASETLDMSLPVAGTAGGSVHPVSQVMDELAEIFADLGFAVATGPEIEDDWHNFTALNIPESHPARAMHDTFYFDKVDGEGRKMLLRTHTSPVQIRTMVTQKPPIRIIAPGRTYRSDSDATHTPMFHQVEGLVIDRGITMGHLKWTLETFVKAFFERDDIVLRLRPSYFPFTEPSMEVDVGYTLVKGKRVIGGAEPDGWMEILGSGMVHPEVIAACGLDPEEWQGFAFGCGIDRLAMLKYGMDDLRAFFDGDLRWLRHYGFAALDIPTIAQGVGA
- the rpmI gene encoding 50S ribosomal protein L35, translating into MPKLKTKSGVKKRFKLTATGKVKHGVAGKRHRLISHNSKYIRTNRGTSVLSEADTPRIKLWAPYGLN